In Halorussus limi, a genomic segment contains:
- a CDS encoding helix-turn-helix domain-containing protein: protein MSVTRIPDADGGVSYKQVELDLWHPNCWTLEVTDDFPNTHLIEKSLYPADDQIKGDFLLVSEGETDIETFVEAIDDHPVVDEVAVLKQSGERARVVVNYDRANSIVPDIVNSEFMPVEPVHITGGTEHWTVLVRADRLGDVVEAMQAEYDVDVNSIREADPRESVEFADFVDQVEDRLSERQTESLLSARRIGYYNWPRDVSADAVADCLDVSKPTVLEHLRKGEQKVLNLCIDELERRKGRKR from the coding sequence GTGAGTGTGACACGCATTCCCGACGCCGACGGCGGCGTCTCCTACAAGCAGGTCGAACTCGACCTCTGGCACCCCAACTGCTGGACGCTGGAGGTGACCGACGACTTCCCGAACACCCACCTCATCGAGAAGTCGCTCTACCCCGCCGACGACCAAATCAAGGGCGACTTCCTCCTCGTCTCCGAGGGCGAGACCGACATCGAAACGTTCGTCGAGGCCATCGACGACCACCCGGTCGTCGACGAGGTGGCGGTCCTCAAGCAGTCGGGCGAGCGCGCCCGGGTCGTGGTCAACTACGACCGGGCCAACAGCATCGTCCCCGACATCGTGAACTCCGAGTTCATGCCGGTGGAACCGGTCCACATCACCGGCGGCACCGAACACTGGACCGTTCTGGTCCGGGCCGACCGACTCGGCGACGTGGTCGAAGCGATGCAGGCCGAGTACGACGTGGACGTGAACTCGATTCGGGAGGCCGACCCGAGGGAGAGCGTCGAGTTCGCCGACTTCGTGGACCAAGTCGAGGACCGCCTCTCGGAGCGCCAGACCGAGAGTCTGCTCAGCGCCCGGCGCATCGGCTACTACAACTGGCCCCGCGACGTGTCGGCCGACGCCGTGGCCGACTGTCTCGACGTGAGCAAGCCGACCGTCCTCGAACACCTCCGGAAGGGCGAACAGAAGGTGCTGAACCTCTGTATCGACGAACTCGAACGCCGGAAGGGCCGCAAGCGATGA
- a CDS encoding S9 family peptidase: protein MTEGSRLSVADVLDVNYPSAPEWSADGDFLATLVYEDDGNALRIADADAPREAWRVSPGEGHVAGFEWAPEARPTEFVATTDAGETFRGDAADRSLSLVARSPEGESHHEWSPDGDRVAFYRDGRLWVRDADSAVERRLDVPGRDAFLPSERPIVWDGAGDRLAFSFTDRESRQVGVAAVESGDLRWRTDAPASSANPAWLADGRVVFERIADERTVRSVVAADPESGDRSELVREEDERGTVSSGAPTVSPDGARLAMALPLDGWEHVHVVDCATGERRQLTAGAFEDKGLAGSSPQWVDDETLAFASNRRDLGERQIFAVDTGTEAVRPLVESQGTNVYPRPSPAGDRVAYVHADAGVSPEVRVRSLGDEASDPVRVTRSAVEDWPTDPLAPEAVSFESADGREIRGYLFDPRETDAVADDATDLPGVVWVHGGPMRQMRDGWHPSRSYGLAYAFHQYLARRGYVGLLVNYRGGIGYGREFRQSLTEGYGRDEMADVVAGGEFLRDRPSASDAVGVWGLSYGGYAALQILGTHPTAFDVGVNLAGLADLELYEEWAIETKFPAVESSQALTFGGNPWEADDEWAAASPKTHFGNYEAPLYNFHGTGDSYVNFEQLDVVIEGMLEHGNEYEAEYYPGENHVFAERATWERTFDKIESAFDEHLK, encoded by the coding sequence ATGACGGAGGGGTCGAGGCTCTCGGTCGCCGACGTTCTCGACGTGAACTACCCGAGCGCGCCCGAGTGGTCGGCCGACGGCGACTTCCTCGCGACGCTGGTCTACGAGGACGACGGAAACGCCCTCCGAATCGCCGACGCCGACGCGCCGCGCGAGGCGTGGCGCGTCTCGCCCGGCGAGGGCCACGTCGCGGGGTTCGAGTGGGCGCCCGAGGCCCGACCGACCGAGTTCGTCGCGACCACCGACGCGGGCGAGACGTTCCGCGGCGACGCCGCCGACCGGTCGCTCAGCCTCGTCGCCCGGTCGCCAGAGGGCGAGTCTCACCACGAGTGGTCGCCCGACGGCGACCGGGTGGCGTTCTACCGCGACGGACGCCTCTGGGTCCGGGACGCTGATTCGGCGGTAGAGCGACGCCTCGACGTGCCCGGACGCGACGCGTTCCTCCCGAGCGAGCGTCCGATAGTGTGGGACGGAGCGGGCGACCGCCTCGCGTTCTCGTTCACCGACCGCGAGTCGCGACAGGTCGGGGTCGCGGCGGTCGAATCGGGTGACCTCCGGTGGCGGACCGACGCGCCCGCGTCGAGCGCGAACCCGGCGTGGCTCGCGGACGGCCGGGTCGTCTTCGAGCGCATCGCGGACGAGCGGACCGTCCGGTCGGTGGTGGCCGCCGACCCCGAGTCGGGCGACCGGTCCGAGTTGGTCCGCGAGGAGGACGAGCGCGGCACCGTCTCGTCGGGCGCGCCGACCGTCTCGCCCGACGGCGCTCGACTCGCGATGGCGCTCCCGCTCGACGGGTGGGAACACGTCCACGTCGTGGACTGCGCGACCGGCGAGCGCCGCCAGTTGACCGCCGGCGCGTTCGAGGACAAGGGACTCGCCGGGTCGTCGCCTCAGTGGGTGGACGACGAGACGCTGGCGTTCGCGTCGAACCGCCGGGACCTCGGCGAGCGCCAGATTTTCGCGGTCGATACCGGGACCGAGGCGGTCCGTCCGCTGGTCGAGTCTCAGGGTACGAACGTCTACCCCCGGCCCTCGCCCGCGGGCGACCGAGTCGCGTACGTCCACGCCGACGCCGGCGTCTCGCCCGAAGTTCGGGTGCGGTCGCTCGGCGACGAGGCGAGCGACCCGGTGCGAGTCACCCGTTCCGCCGTCGAGGACTGGCCGACGGACCCGCTCGCGCCCGAGGCGGTCAGTTTCGAGAGCGCCGACGGGCGGGAGATTCGGGGCTACCTGTTCGACCCGCGCGAGACCGACGCGGTGGCCGACGACGCGACGGACCTGCCGGGCGTGGTCTGGGTCCACGGCGGGCCGATGCGCCAGATGCGCGACGGGTGGCACCCCTCGCGGTCGTACGGACTGGCCTACGCGTTCCACCAGTACCTCGCCCGGCGAGGGTACGTCGGCCTGCTGGTCAACTACCGGGGCGGCATCGGGTACGGCCGGGAGTTCCGCCAGTCGCTGACCGAGGGCTACGGCCGCGACGAGATGGCCGACGTGGTCGCGGGCGGGGAGTTCCTCCGGGACAGGCCCTCCGCGTCGGACGCCGTCGGCGTCTGGGGCCTCTCGTACGGCGGGTACGCCGCGCTCCAGATTCTCGGCACACACCCGACGGCGTTCGACGTGGGCGTCAACCTCGCTGGACTGGCCGACCTCGAACTCTACGAGGAGTGGGCCATCGAGACGAAGTTTCCCGCCGTCGAGTCCTCGCAGGCGCTCACGTTCGGCGGGAACCCGTGGGAGGCCGACGACGAGTGGGCCGCCGCGAGTCCGAAGACCCACTTCGGGAACTACGAGGCACCGCTCTACAACTTCCACGGCACGGGCGACTCCTACGTCAACTTCGAGCAGTTGGACGTGGTTATCGAGGGGATGCTCGAACACGGCAACGAGTACGAGGCCGAGTACTACCCCGGCGAGAACCACGTCTTCGCCGAGCGTGCGACGTGGGAGCGCACCTTCGACAAAATCGAGTCGGCCTTCGACGAGCATCTGAAGTGA
- the dacB gene encoding D-alanyl-D-alanine carboxypeptidase/D-alanyl-D-alanine endopeptidase — translation MSDPTAPLAGIDGASVGVLAAARDGGEVVTADGDDPASGDIRGEVLASADPDRALTPASNTKLVTAALALDELGPAYTFETRVAGRGSVRDDRLDGDLVLRGSGAPDLTREDLTDLAEAVAEEASAVAGDLLLDGSRFAGGRYAPGWTVGDRRHAYGAPSSALALSGNTVEVRASDPDESGEFRVSVAPDSPEIAVETDLGAAEGDDAAFEVFTDPDTGAVRVEGSLPAGADRTERAPVVRPERHCGLVFRDALEAAGVTVEGEVRAAESGETPAREAFSRAVESAPVADLLRAMNVPSDNFVAEQLARTVAAERDGEGSWERWESLATDFLGDCGAVACRLRDGSGLSRYNLVTARGMVGLLARADDAPWADAFFDSLPAPGEGTLSSRLDGVDGLRAKTGTVTGTSALSGVVRREEESDVFFSAVYGGLTVEADEARRRQDEFVRGLLK, via the coding sequence GTGAGCGACCCGACCGCGCCGCTCGCCGGAATCGACGGCGCGAGCGTCGGGGTGCTGGCCGCGGCGCGAGACGGTGGCGAGGTCGTCACTGCGGACGGCGACGACCCCGCGAGCGGAGACATCCGCGGCGAAGTCCTCGCGAGCGCAGACCCCGACCGGGCGCTCACCCCGGCGTCGAACACCAAACTCGTCACCGCGGCGCTGGCGCTCGACGAGTTGGGACCGGCGTACACCTTCGAGACGCGCGTCGCGGGCCGGGGAAGCGTCCGCGACGACCGACTCGACGGCGACCTCGTCCTCCGCGGGTCGGGCGCGCCCGACCTCACTCGCGAGGACCTGACCGACCTCGCCGAAGCGGTCGCCGAGGAAGCGAGTGCGGTCGCCGGTGACCTCCTGCTCGACGGGAGTCGGTTCGCGGGCGGGCGCTACGCACCGGGGTGGACGGTCGGCGACCGGCGGCACGCCTACGGCGCGCCGAGTTCGGCGCTCGCGCTCTCGGGCAACACCGTCGAGGTCCGGGCCTCCGACCCCGACGAGTCCGGCGAGTTCCGGGTCTCGGTCGCGCCCGACTCGCCGGAAATCGCTGTCGAGACCGACCTCGGCGCGGCCGAGGGCGACGACGCCGCGTTCGAGGTCTTCACCGACCCCGACACCGGCGCGGTTCGCGTCGAGGGGTCGCTCCCCGCCGGGGCCGACCGGACCGAGCGCGCGCCGGTCGTCCGGCCCGAGCGACACTGCGGACTCGTCTTTCGGGACGCGCTCGAAGCGGCGGGCGTGACAGTCGAGGGCGAGGTTCGCGCCGCGGAGTCGGGCGAAACTCCGGCGCGCGAGGCGTTCTCCCGCGCGGTCGAGTCCGCGCCGGTCGCCGACCTGCTCCGGGCGATGAACGTCCCCTCGGACAACTTCGTCGCCGAGCAACTCGCCCGAACCGTCGCCGCCGAACGCGACGGCGAGGGGTCGTGGGAGCGGTGGGAGTCGCTCGCGACCGACTTCCTCGGAGACTGCGGCGCGGTCGCCTGCCGACTCCGCGACGGGTCTGGGCTGTCGCGCTACAACCTCGTCACCGCGCGGGGGATGGTCGGCCTTCTGGCGCGGGCCGACGACGCGCCGTGGGCCGACGCCTTCTTCGACTCGCTCCCCGCGCCGGGCGAGGGAACCCTCTCGTCGCGCTTGGACGGCGTGGACGGCCTGCGCGCCAAGACCGGGACCGTGACGGGGACGAGCGCGCTCTCGGGCGTGGTTCGTCGGGAGGAAGAGTCGGACGTGTTCTTCTCGGCCGTCTACGGCGGCCTGACGGTCGAAGCGGACGAGGCGCGGCGACGGCAGGACGAGTTCGTCCGTGGACTTCTGAAGTGA
- a CDS encoding ABC transporter ATP-binding protein gives MSSTVERRRKDADQPLLSVEGLKTHFPVNSGFLDSIKLDRDGEVFRQFREQETLRQFSGSPRDAFVNLFRSDRGGLPFGFDDSSVKAVDGVDFELYPGETLGVVGESGCGKSTLARTVVGLEEPTDGTIRFDGRDVTNFDSEDERWFRENVQMVFQDPMSSLNPRRKVGEIIADPLEAAGWSKADRKDRAVELLEQVGLEGDYYGRYPHEFSGGQRQRVNLARALSINPDLVIADEPVSGLDMSVQAQILSLMDDLQEKFGLTYLFITHDLGVIRNMADRVSVMYVGDFVETGPTERLFTEPHHPYTRSLLDAVPNPDPDSSGVVAELAGDVPSPTNPPSGCKFHTRCPAFIVPEGFTDEGYAEFAAFRDDVEARDLDPGRSPDDLVAAYFDRLSEIPPDAERAVRDAADAVARREWDDALGALAPHESVCESQVPPLESVGENHRSACHLDAEASEAFEW, from the coding sequence ATGAGTTCGACCGTCGAGCGCCGCCGGAAGGACGCCGACCAACCGCTCCTGAGCGTCGAGGGACTGAAGACTCACTTCCCGGTCAACTCGGGGTTCCTCGACTCCATCAAACTCGACCGCGATGGGGAAGTTTTCCGCCAGTTCCGCGAGCAGGAGACGCTCCGTCAGTTCAGCGGTTCCCCGCGGGATGCGTTCGTCAACCTGTTCAGGTCCGACCGCGGCGGCCTCCCGTTCGGGTTCGACGATTCGAGCGTGAAGGCCGTCGACGGCGTGGACTTCGAACTCTACCCCGGCGAGACGCTGGGCGTCGTCGGCGAGTCGGGATGCGGCAAGTCCACGCTCGCCCGGACCGTCGTCGGCCTCGAAGAACCGACCGACGGGACCATCCGGTTCGACGGCCGGGACGTGACGAACTTCGACAGCGAGGACGAGCGGTGGTTCCGCGAGAACGTCCAGATGGTGTTTCAGGACCCGATGAGCAGTCTGAACCCGCGCCGGAAGGTCGGCGAAATCATCGCCGACCCGCTGGAGGCCGCGGGGTGGTCGAAGGCCGACCGGAAGGACCGCGCGGTCGAACTGCTCGAACAGGTCGGACTGGAGGGCGACTACTACGGTCGCTACCCCCACGAGTTCTCGGGCGGCCAGCGCCAGCGCGTCAACCTCGCGCGGGCGCTCAGCATCAACCCCGACCTCGTCATCGCCGACGAACCGGTCAGCGGACTCGACATGTCCGTGCAGGCCCAGATTCTCAGCCTGATGGACGACCTGCAGGAGAAGTTCGGCCTGACCTACCTGTTCATCACCCACGACCTCGGGGTCATCCGGAACATGGCCGACCGCGTGTCGGTGATGTACGTCGGCGACTTCGTGGAGACCGGCCCGACCGAGCGACTGTTCACCGAACCCCACCACCCGTACACCCGTTCGCTGCTCGACGCGGTGCCGAACCCCGACCCCGACTCGTCGGGGGTCGTCGCCGAACTGGCGGGCGACGTGCCGAGTCCGACGAACCCGCCCTCCGGGTGTAAGTTCCACACGCGCTGTCCGGCGTTCATAGTCCCCGAAGGGTTCACCGACGAGGGGTACGCCGAGTTCGCGGCGTTCCGCGACGACGTGGAGGCGCGGGACCTCGACCCCGGCCGCTCGCCCGACGACCTCGTCGCGGCGTACTTCGACCGCCTCAGCGAGATTCCGCCCGACGCCGAGCGCGCAGTTCGGGACGCCGCCGACGCCGTCGCCCGCCGCGAGTGGGACGACGCGCTCGGTGCGCTCGCGCCCCACGAGTCGGTCTGCGAGTCGCAGGTGCCGCCGCTCGAATCCGTCGGCGAGAACCACCGGTCGGCCTGCCACCTCGACGCCGAGGCCAGCGAGGCGTTCGAGTGGTGA
- a CDS encoding ABC transporter ATP-binding protein, which produces MALLEVEDLTTYFYTEEGIVQAVDGISFEIERGETLGLVGESGAGKSVAVQSLLGLVRPPGHIVDGSIRFKGEELLDYSETELRNQVRGEEISFIFQDPMSALNPVFTVGSQISEIIEHHRDVTEAEAWDRTVELLDDVGIPDPAERADQYPHEFSGGMQQRAIIAMALSCEPDLIIADEPTTALDVTIQAQILDLFNDIQTEYDTSMIYVTHDLGVVREVCDRVSVMYLGEVAENAPYEELYRNPKHPYTQALLRSTVTADRRTEELDPIEGSMPSAIDPPSGCRYRTRCPAAFEDCAEVEPGSYEVGPDHEVSCLLYGEGGDGDPRLHETGGTGGAGRRGRTDGGLGGER; this is translated from the coding sequence ATGGCGCTGCTCGAAGTCGAGGACCTGACGACGTACTTCTACACCGAGGAGGGCATCGTGCAGGCGGTCGACGGCATCAGCTTCGAAATCGAGCGGGGCGAGACGCTCGGACTGGTCGGCGAGAGCGGCGCGGGCAAGTCGGTCGCCGTCCAGAGTCTGCTCGGCCTCGTCCGGCCGCCCGGCCACATCGTGGACGGGTCGATTCGGTTCAAGGGCGAAGAACTGCTCGACTACTCGGAGACCGAACTCCGCAATCAGGTCCGGGGCGAGGAGATTTCGTTCATCTTCCAGGACCCCATGTCGGCGCTCAACCCCGTCTTCACCGTCGGGAGCCAGATTTCGGAAATCATCGAACACCACCGCGACGTGACCGAGGCGGAGGCGTGGGACCGAACCGTCGAACTGCTCGACGACGTGGGCATCCCCGACCCGGCCGAACGGGCCGACCAGTACCCCCACGAGTTCTCGGGCGGGATGCAACAGCGCGCCATCATCGCGATGGCGCTGTCGTGCGAACCCGACCTCATCATCGCCGACGAACCCACGACGGCGCTCGACGTGACGATTCAGGCCCAGATTCTCGACCTGTTCAACGACATCCAGACGGAGTACGACACGAGCATGATATACGTGACCCACGACCTCGGGGTCGTCCGCGAGGTGTGCGACCGGGTGTCCGTGATGTACCTCGGCGAAGTCGCCGAGAACGCGCCCTACGAGGAGTTGTACCGCAACCCCAAGCATCCCTACACGCAGGCGCTGCTCCGCTCGACGGTGACGGCCGACCGGCGGACCGAGGAGTTAGACCCCATCGAGGGGTCGATGCCGAGCGCCATCGACCCGCCGTCGGGGTGTCGCTACCGGACCCGGTGTCCGGCCGCGTTCGAGGACTGCGCCGAGGTCGAACCCGGGAGCTACGAGGTCGGCCCGGACCACGAGGTGTCGTGTCTGCTCTACGGCGAGGGCGGCGACGGCGACCCGAGGCTCCACGAGACGGGCGGGACCGGCGGAGCGGGCAGACGAGGACGGACCGACGGCGGACTCGGAGGTGAACGATGA
- a CDS encoding ABC transporter permease — translation MSSSSTTVSSADFETESGVVSTLKELRHSPTALAGGFIVGTLVVLAILSTVDKLLLDKALITTLVADPHAMDQINAYAPPSLEHPMGTDQFGRDVLARIIYGSRIALAIGVVAVGISFVGGVLVGSFAAYSGGYTDDVLMRLVEVLYSIPGLVLAMTFMAIFGASIYNLFLAYGIIGIPAYARVMRSEVLSIREEEYVDAARAAGLPTHKILLREIVPNGFAAVLVQATLSMGSVIIGAAALSFLGFGVQPPTASWGRMLNDAQQAMIIAPWVAVFPGLMIFLTVMGFNMLGDGLRDAMDPKTTLRQPYDEDDLPMPGTTEPDAPAHPTPNGDPTDAGPGPDPQGGGDD, via the coding sequence ATGAGTTCGTCAAGTACCACCGTCTCCAGTGCGGACTTCGAGACCGAGAGCGGCGTCGTATCGACACTCAAGGAACTCCGGCACAGTCCGACCGCGCTCGCGGGCGGTTTCATCGTCGGGACGCTCGTCGTGCTGGCGATACTCTCGACCGTCGACAAGCTCCTGCTCGACAAGGCGCTCATCACGACGCTGGTCGCCGACCCCCACGCGATGGACCAGATAAACGCCTACGCGCCGCCGTCGCTCGAACACCCGATGGGCACCGACCAGTTCGGCCGCGACGTGCTGGCCCGCATCATCTACGGGAGCCGCATCGCGCTCGCCATCGGCGTCGTCGCGGTCGGCATCTCGTTCGTCGGCGGCGTTCTCGTCGGGTCGTTCGCGGCCTACAGCGGGGGCTACACCGACGACGTGCTGATGCGCCTCGTGGAAGTGCTGTACTCGATTCCGGGCCTCGTGCTGGCGATGACCTTCATGGCCATCTTCGGCGCGAGCATCTACAATCTGTTTCTGGCCTACGGCATCATCGGCATCCCGGCGTACGCCCGGGTGATGCGCTCGGAGGTGCTGTCGATACGCGAGGAGGAGTACGTCGACGCGGCCCGCGCGGCGGGCCTGCCGACCCACAAGATTCTGCTCCGGGAAATCGTGCCGAACGGCTTCGCCGCGGTGCTGGTGCAGGCGACCCTCTCGATGGGCAGCGTCATCATCGGCGCGGCCGCGCTGTCGTTCCTCGGGTTCGGCGTCCAACCGCCGACCGCGTCGTGGGGCCGAATGCTGAACGACGCACAGCAGGCCATGATAATCGCGCCGTGGGTCGCCGTCTTCCCCGGCCTGATGATATTCCTGACCGTGATGGGGTTCAACATGCTCGGCGACGGCCTGCGCGACGCGATGGACCCCAAGACGACGCTCCGCCAGCCTTACGACGAGGACGACCTGCCGATGCCGGGGACCACCGAACCCGACGCCCCGGCCCACCCGACTCCGAACGGCGACCCGACCGACGCCGGTCCGGGTCCCGACCCGCAGGGCGGAGGTGACGACTGA
- a CDS encoding ABC transporter permease, with the protein MSLYRYTIRRILQIIPVLLGVFTLTFVMVHALPGNPVRIYLGLNPSQALADELIRRYGFDQPLWKQYLDYLWRLLHFDLGESFMRKRPVTGLMLERMGPTVILMGLSYVIALPTALLLGVYSAAKHNQMGDHVSRFVGLAGLSTPNFWLGLMLIFVFALEFKMLPASGYVSPFEDPIAAAKHLVLPIITLATAQTATLMRMTRSSMVEELSKDYVETARAYGLPERTILLRHAFRNALLPLVTIIGLQLSFLLDGSVIVESIFAIPGMGRLGYNALLNQDYGVIIGLNIFFAILFLTGVLLTDLAYAYIDPRIRYD; encoded by the coding sequence ATGAGCCTATACAGATACACGATTCGACGGATACTCCAGATAATCCCGGTCCTGCTGGGCGTGTTCACCCTCACGTTCGTGATGGTCCACGCCCTGCCGGGCAACCCCGTTCGGATATACCTCGGCCTGAATCCGAGTCAGGCCCTCGCGGACGAACTGATACGGCGGTACGGCTTCGACCAACCGCTCTGGAAGCAGTACCTCGATTACCTCTGGCGACTCCTCCACTTCGACCTCGGCGAGTCGTTCATGCGAAAGCGGCCCGTGACCGGCCTCATGCTCGAGCGAATGGGACCGACGGTCATACTGATGGGCCTGTCGTACGTCATCGCGCTCCCGACGGCCCTGCTGTTGGGCGTCTACTCGGCCGCCAAGCACAACCAGATGGGCGACCACGTCTCGCGGTTCGTCGGCCTCGCGGGCCTCTCGACGCCGAACTTCTGGCTCGGCCTGATGCTCATCTTCGTGTTCGCCCTCGAGTTCAAGATGCTCCCGGCGTCCGGGTACGTCTCGCCCTTCGAGGACCCGATAGCCGCGGCCAAGCACCTCGTGCTACCCATCATCACGCTCGCCACGGCCCAGACCGCGACCCTGATGCGGATGACACGGTCCAGCATGGTCGAGGAACTGTCGAAGGACTACGTCGAGACGGCGCGGGCCTACGGGTTGCCCGAGCGGACCATCCTGCTCCGGCACGCTTTCCGGAACGCGCTGTTGCCCCTCGTCACCATCATCGGCCTCCAACTGTCGTTCCTGCTCGACGGGAGCGTCATCGTGGAGTCCATCTTCGCCATCCCCGGCATGGGGCGACTCGGTTACAACGCCCTGCTGAATCAGGACTATGGCGTCATCATCGGACTGAACATCTTCTTCGCCATCCTGTTCCTGACCGGCGTGCTGTTGACCGACCTCGCGTACGCCTACATCGACCCCCGAATCAGGTACGATTAA
- a CDS encoding ABC transporter substrate-binding protein → MTDEHTKFDRRRFLATSGLLGGSMLAGCAGGNNDGQGTTTGGGGTTTESMGGGETTEEQQQNVQGGGTFIGTTAEDATTLDPRMNELAWVNSFLHYIFDTLYLPSPDGKKFVPHLASEQPKQQDETTFVIPLKEGVKFHNGDELTAEDVAYSINWTLDPENKSPNRANLNFVDSVEASGKYEATFNLKYPFALFQLVLSGMNAGIVPKSVAEKQGPKKFGQKPVGTGPFAFEKHVSSSHIDLTRNADYFLKKPNLGKIKKRVIPKPQVQFVELASGGVHQATVPKNLIGKAKSESSINMKRISQFDYNGLIFNSMRKPFDDVKVREAMQYLVDYDKMLKSTKGQLGKRAYGFMPTEVNKSWEFPWQEWKEKYYPAKDHQKAKQLLKEAGYGGGMDKTLKISSLASSKFKNMAIILQNELKKVGIKSEVREVTIGQWLNELDSGEFDVNIYGWSGGQDPDGFYYYLFRDMRNDEGGLSDGVVGNASAGYLYKSQDSDQLKQVDKKIRDARRTTDRAERKKLYIDAAETWQSLYPHIPVFSEQAVTGWSKDVKDYEPSAFAQQPLCNEWSNAYLQK, encoded by the coding sequence ATGACCGACGAACACACGAAATTCGACCGGCGTCGCTTCCTGGCGACTTCGGGTCTGTTGGGTGGTAGCATGCTCGCCGGCTGTGCCGGCGGCAACAACGACGGCCAAGGCACGACCACCGGCGGCGGTGGCACGACCACGGAGTCGATGGGCGGCGGCGAAACGACCGAGGAACAGCAACAGAACGTGCAGGGCGGCGGCACGTTCATCGGGACGACGGCCGAGGACGCCACCACGCTCGACCCGCGGATGAACGAACTCGCGTGGGTGAACAGCTTCCTCCACTACATCTTCGACACGCTCTACCTCCCGAGTCCCGACGGGAAGAAGTTCGTTCCCCACCTCGCCAGCGAGCAGCCGAAACAGCAGGACGAGACGACGTTCGTCATCCCGCTCAAGGAGGGCGTCAAGTTCCACAACGGCGACGAACTCACGGCCGAGGACGTGGCCTACTCGATCAACTGGACGCTCGACCCCGAGAACAAGTCGCCGAACAGGGCGAACCTCAACTTCGTGGACAGCGTCGAGGCGTCGGGCAAGTACGAGGCGACGTTCAACCTGAAGTACCCGTTCGCGCTGTTCCAACTCGTGCTGTCGGGGATGAACGCGGGCATCGTCCCCAAGAGCGTCGCCGAGAAGCAGGGCCCGAAGAAGTTCGGCCAGAAGCCGGTCGGCACCGGGCCGTTCGCGTTCGAGAAGCACGTCTCGTCGTCGCACATCGACCTGACGCGCAACGCCGACTACTTCCTGAAGAAGCCGAACCTCGGGAAGATAAAGAAGCGAGTCATCCCCAAGCCGCAGGTCCAGTTCGTGGAACTGGCCTCCGGCGGCGTTCACCAGGCCACCGTGCCCAAGAACCTCATCGGGAAGGCCAAGTCGGAGTCGAGCATCAACATGAAGCGCATCTCGCAGTTCGACTACAACGGCCTAATCTTCAACTCGATGCGCAAGCCGTTCGACGACGTGAAAGTCCGGGAGGCGATGCAGTACCTCGTCGACTACGACAAGATGCTGAAGTCCACGAAGGGCCAACTCGGCAAGCGCGCGTACGGGTTCATGCCCACCGAGGTCAACAAGTCGTGGGAGTTCCCGTGGCAGGAGTGGAAGGAGAAGTACTACCCGGCCAAGGACCACCAGAAGGCCAAACAGCTCCTGAAGGAGGCGGGCTACGGCGGCGGGATGGACAAGACGCTCAAAATCTCGTCGCTGGCCAGTTCGAAGTTCAAGAACATGGCCATCATCCTCCAGAACGAGTTGAAGAAGGTCGGCATCAAGTCGGAGGTCCGCGAGGTCACCATCGGCCAGTGGCTCAACGAACTCGACTCCGGCGAGTTCGACGTGAACATCTACGGCTGGTCGGGCGGACAGGACCCCGACGGGTTCTACTACTACCTGTTCCGCGACATGCGCAACGACGAGGGCGGCCTGAGCGACGGCGTGGTCGGCAACGCCTCGGCCGGGTACCTCTACAAGTCCCAGGACAGCGACCAACTCAAACAGGTGGACAAGAAGATTCGGGACGCCCGGCGGACGACCGACAGGGCCGAGCGCAAGAAACTCTACATCGACGCCGCCGAGACGTGGCAGTCGCTGTACCCCCACATCCCGGTGTTCTCGGAGCAGGCCGTCACCGGGTGGAGCAAGGACGTGAAGGACTACGAACCGAGCGCGTTCGCCCAGCAGCCGCTCTGTAACGAGTGGTCGAACGCCTACCTCCAGAAGTAG